A single genomic interval of Caldalkalibacillus uzonensis harbors:
- a CDS encoding NAD-dependent deacylase — protein sequence MAQHLIQTLVEWLQEAQHTVVLTGAGMSTESGLPDFRSNQGLWYGRDPQEIASVHAIRHNREDFVDFYRWRIKEVDKYQPHAGHHVLTRWQRQGFVQRIITQNVDGFHHQAASHDVIELHGSLRELYCMDCGHRTDAKRYLQDKGEVCPRCGGFLRPDIVLFGEMLDTQAIEAAFDEARQAELFIVLGSSLQVSPANMLPMEAKDAGAKLAIVNLHDTLLDPQADLLIEGKVGDVLRQTDEWLNKDEA from the coding sequence ATGGCACAGCATTTAATTCAGACCTTGGTTGAATGGCTGCAAGAGGCACAGCACACTGTAGTTTTAACGGGAGCCGGCATGAGCACGGAATCAGGATTGCCGGATTTTCGTTCCAACCAAGGGCTGTGGTACGGGCGTGATCCACAGGAGATTGCCAGTGTTCATGCCATCAGACATAACCGGGAAGATTTTGTTGATTTTTATCGCTGGAGGATTAAAGAGGTGGATAAGTACCAGCCCCATGCCGGGCATCATGTGTTGACACGTTGGCAGCGCCAAGGATTTGTGCAGCGGATTATCACTCAAAATGTGGATGGCTTCCACCACCAGGCAGCCAGCCACGATGTGATTGAACTGCACGGCTCGTTGCGCGAATTATATTGCATGGACTGCGGGCACAGAACCGATGCCAAACGTTACTTGCAGGACAAGGGAGAAGTTTGCCCCCGATGTGGCGGATTTTTAAGACCTGATATTGTCTTGTTTGGTGAAATGCTGGACACACAGGCGATTGAAGCAGCATTTGACGAGGCGCGCCAAGCGGAGTTGTTTATTGTGCTTGGTTCCAGCCTGCAGGTGTCTCCGGCTAATATGCTGCCCATGGAAGCAAAAGACGCGGGAGCGAAGCTGGCCATTGTTAATCTGCATGACACGTTATTAGACCCTCAGGCTGATCTGTTGATTGAGGGCAAGGTGGGTGACGTGCTCCGTCAGACAGATGAATGGCTGAACAAAGACGAGGCATAG
- a CDS encoding RsmF rRNA methyltransferase first C-terminal domain-containing protein, translating to MALPPLFKQRMQHFLGREAEAFFQSYEQERHYGLRINTLKWTVEEARQALPFHLTPIPWVPEGFYYREQERPAKHPYYHAGLYYIQEPSAMAPAAMIPIEPGDRVLDLCAAPGGKSTQIAARLAGQGILVSNDISAERIKALVKNLELFGVRNAIVTNETPERLADVFGAYFDKIIIDAPCSGEGMFRKNPEMVKSWETHNIESCAVMQRDILYQAARMLKPGGLMLYSTCTFAPEENEAQIGRFLSRYPQFEVEDLTMVSGFQPGRPEWVSQDELPGNIKEQLARTARLWPHHVRGEGHFLALLRKTDGEPEMYQSEQATPVPEKVLQDFRQFEKDVCVRPFEEMMDGRLVSFKQHLYVKPEGLPSLQGLRVVKSGWYLGEIKKNRFVPSQALAMGLEMADVIKTVSLSVEDETLLRYLKGETLSLQGEKGWKLVCVDRFPLGWGKQVQGILKNAYPPAWRWLT from the coding sequence ATGGCATTACCTCCTTTGTTTAAGCAGCGGATGCAGCATTTTTTGGGTAGGGAAGCGGAGGCGTTTTTTCAGTCGTATGAACAGGAACGACATTACGGGTTGCGTATCAATACGTTAAAATGGACGGTTGAGGAAGCCCGGCAGGCCTTACCTTTTCACCTGACCCCCATTCCTTGGGTGCCAGAGGGTTTTTATTACAGAGAGCAAGAGAGGCCGGCCAAACATCCTTATTATCATGCGGGATTGTACTACATTCAGGAGCCGAGTGCCATGGCTCCGGCGGCAATGATTCCCATCGAACCGGGTGACAGAGTGCTTGATTTGTGTGCGGCTCCTGGCGGGAAGTCCACTCAGATTGCTGCCCGCCTGGCCGGACAGGGGATTTTGGTCAGCAATGACATCAGTGCAGAACGGATTAAAGCGCTGGTTAAAAATCTGGAACTGTTTGGGGTTCGTAATGCCATAGTGACAAATGAAACCCCGGAACGTCTGGCTGATGTGTTTGGTGCCTATTTTGACAAGATTATCATAGATGCGCCCTGTTCCGGGGAAGGCATGTTCCGTAAGAACCCGGAAATGGTGAAAAGCTGGGAAACTCATAACATTGAATCCTGTGCGGTTATGCAACGGGACATTTTGTACCAGGCGGCCCGCATGCTGAAGCCAGGCGGCTTAATGCTGTATTCTACTTGCACCTTTGCCCCGGAAGAAAATGAGGCTCAGATCGGCCGTTTTCTCTCCCGCTATCCCCAGTTTGAAGTGGAGGATTTGACCATGGTCTCCGGTTTTCAACCAGGAAGACCGGAGTGGGTCAGTCAAGACGAATTACCCGGGAATATCAAAGAGCAGCTGGCAAGAACGGCCAGATTGTGGCCCCATCATGTGCGGGGAGAAGGGCACTTTTTGGCCTTATTGCGCAAAACGGACGGGGAGCCAGAAATGTATCAATCTGAGCAAGCAACCCCTGTTCCAGAAAAGGTATTGCAGGATTTCAGGCAGTTTGAAAAGGATGTATGTGTGAGGCCATTTGAAGAGATGATGGACGGCAGGCTGGTCTCTTTTAAACAGCATTTGTATGTCAAACCTGAAGGGCTGCCTTCCCTGCAAGGATTAAGAGTGGTCAAATCGGGCTGGTACTTGGGTGAAATAAAGAAGAACCGCTTTGTCCCCAGCCAGGCTTTGGCGATGGGCTTAGAAATGGCGGATGTGATTAAAACAGTGTCCTTATCTGTGGAGGATGAAACCTTGCTGCGCTATTTGAAAGGTGAGACACTCTCCTTACAGGGAGAGAAGGGTTGGAAACTGGTTTGTGTGGACCGTTTTCCGCTGGGCTGGGGCAAGCAGGTTCAGGGCATTCTGAAAAATGCTTATCCTCCAGCCTGGCGCTGGTTGACCTAG
- a CDS encoding MFS transporter yields the protein MYAVHISFYFLFVFFGFGALFPMLGLHFEAVGLSGGQIGMLMSVAPIVAILVQPLWGMICDRTQKPKQVLTLTTLLTGMAALLFLVTEWYLMLIVIVALLSFFQSAIVPVSDSLAMNYVKRHGGEYGSLRLWGAVGFAFAVWVSGMMIELTSTRIIFYIFAGVLVLATWFASRMPEEGQSLQADIRSGLAKLIKLPQYVIFLMCTFLIFGTMNANNFYFSLYYLSIGGSVAGAGLVFLFAAGSEAPFMKIAGKMMQRYGVMLLLIVAAVLSGVRWLLFYFEPSTWVVLAVSILQGISIGFFIPCAVHMVRELAPDDVKVTAMSIYASVGNGLGTMFCTFVGGFIYEYFSIVHTYLFFAVATLVGVGLLVLIRVKWLHEQSGAV from the coding sequence ATGTACGCAGTTCATATCAGCTTCTATTTTTTATTCGTCTTTTTTGGTTTTGGAGCTCTGTTTCCCATGCTGGGGCTTCATTTTGAAGCAGTGGGTCTCAGCGGGGGACAGATTGGCATGCTCATGTCTGTGGCACCCATCGTGGCCATTCTTGTCCAACCCTTGTGGGGTATGATCTGCGACCGGACTCAAAAACCGAAGCAGGTGCTCACTCTGACAACGTTGTTAACGGGGATGGCAGCCCTCCTTTTTTTAGTAACAGAATGGTACTTGATGTTAATTGTGATCGTGGCGCTGTTGTCTTTTTTCCAAAGTGCTATCGTCCCTGTTTCTGACAGCCTGGCCATGAACTATGTTAAGCGGCATGGGGGAGAATATGGTTCGCTCAGGCTGTGGGGGGCTGTGGGCTTTGCCTTTGCCGTGTGGGTGTCGGGGATGATGATTGAATTGACCTCGACCCGCATCATATTTTACATATTTGCCGGGGTACTAGTACTGGCCACCTGGTTTGCCAGCCGCATGCCTGAAGAAGGGCAGAGCTTGCAAGCGGATATCCGCTCTGGCCTGGCTAAGCTGATCAAACTCCCTCAATATGTGATTTTTCTGATGTGCACCTTTCTTATTTTTGGAACGATGAATGCCAACAATTTTTATTTCAGCCTCTATTATCTTTCTATTGGAGGATCGGTTGCAGGGGCAGGGTTGGTCTTTTTGTTCGCCGCTGGCAGTGAGGCGCCGTTTATGAAAATAGCGGGCAAGATGATGCAGCGCTACGGAGTGATGCTGCTCCTGATCGTGGCTGCTGTCCTTTCCGGGGTGCGTTGGCTGCTGTTTTATTTTGAACCGAGCACCTGGGTGGTGCTGGCGGTGTCCATTTTGCAGGGGATTTCGATTGGCTTTTTTATTCCTTGTGCGGTTCACATGGTTCGGGAATTGGCTCCCGACGATGTGAAAGTGACGGCGATGTCCATTTATGCCTCAGTGGGAAATGGCCTAGGGACCATGTTTTGTACATTTGTCGGGGGATTTATCTATGAGTATTTTTCCATCGTCCACACTTATCTTTTTTTCGCTGTGGCCACACTGGTTGGTGTTGGGCTGTTGGTGTTGATCAGGGTCAAATGGTTACATGAACAATCGGGAGCAGTATGA
- a CDS encoding rhodanese-like domain-containing protein → MGYEYDGVMQLDTEEVMEIFQTKPKNVVLLDVRENHEYNAGHIPGIQLLPTSEFIERYEEELDRSKEYVVVCRSGNRSHMVCKFLQEQGFKKCANYAQGMLDWPGPFETADLPPSRGQRW, encoded by the coding sequence TTGGGCTACGAATATGATGGTGTTATGCAGCTGGATACGGAAGAAGTAATGGAAATCTTTCAAACCAAACCCAAAAACGTTGTCTTACTAGACGTTCGTGAAAACCATGAGTATAATGCGGGTCATATTCCGGGCATTCAACTTTTGCCCACCAGTGAGTTTATTGAGCGTTATGAGGAGGAGCTGGATCGTAGCAAAGAATATGTGGTCGTTTGCCGCAGTGGCAACCGCAGTCATATGGTGTGTAAATTCCTGCAAGAGCAAGGCTTTAAAAAATGTGCCAACTATGCCCAAGGCATGCTGGATTGGCCCGGTCCCTTTGAAACGGCCGATCTTCCGCCCTCCCGAGGTCAGCGTTGGTGA
- a CDS encoding YtnP family quorum-quenching lactonase, producing MEQLKLGDLTLTWLDGGEYHLDGGAMFGVVPKPLWSKKYPCNDNNQIQMRLDPILVQTGDLNLLIDSGIGNHKLTEKQKRNFGVTQESMVEASLAEQGLKPEDIDYVLMTHLHYDHACGLTKWEREKLVPAFPNAKHIVSQVEWDEMRKPNIRSQNTYWKINWESIHDLVYPFQKEHQVIDEITMLHTGGHSAGHAVILFESEGEKGIHFGDLMATYAHKNPLWVMAYDDYPMDSIFFKQKWVPKVMEEEWWLTFYHDKDYRALKLDKEGQILAAVKRNKE from the coding sequence ATGGAACAGTTGAAGTTGGGTGATTTGACCTTAACCTGGCTGGATGGAGGTGAATATCACCTTGACGGAGGCGCCATGTTTGGTGTGGTACCTAAACCATTATGGAGTAAGAAATATCCTTGCAATGATAATAATCAAATACAAATGCGGCTTGATCCCATCCTGGTGCAGACAGGGGATTTAAACCTGTTAATTGATTCGGGTATTGGCAACCATAAACTTACCGAGAAACAGAAACGCAATTTTGGAGTGACACAGGAATCTATGGTGGAAGCGTCGCTGGCCGAGCAGGGGCTAAAGCCGGAAGATATTGATTATGTGCTGATGACCCACCTTCATTATGACCATGCCTGTGGCCTGACCAAATGGGAAAGGGAAAAACTGGTTCCTGCCTTTCCCAATGCTAAGCACATTGTCTCTCAGGTGGAATGGGATGAAATGCGGAAGCCCAATATTCGCTCACAGAATACATATTGGAAAATAAATTGGGAGTCGATTCATGATCTGGTTTACCCCTTTCAAAAGGAGCATCAAGTGATTGATGAGATCACCATGCTACATACGGGAGGCCATAGTGCCGGCCACGCTGTGATCTTATTTGAAAGTGAAGGTGAAAAAGGCATTCATTTCGGGGACTTGATGGCGACTTATGCCCATAAAAACCCGCTGTGGGTAATGGCCTATGACGATTACCCCATGGACTCAATTTTCTTTAAGCAAAAATGGGTGCCCAAAGTAATGGAGGAAGAATGGTGGCTTACCTTTTATCATGATAAAGATTACCGGGCTTTGAAGCTGGACAAAGAGGGACAGATCCTGGCTGCAGTAAAGCGAAACAAAGAATAG
- a CDS encoding sigma-54 interaction domain-containing protein, which produces MKLEKHVLSILESLHDPVIIISKDSTIKYINQAYSNQFNVPAEKLIGRKLCEIEPRARILDVLRDGKPRINDYSYVYSLKKDVYANITPLVEDGEVIGVVTIMKDISEIKKLQEELNKYKRYSSQLEEQLIQQSFSLLESKVPKMKEVVNLARKVAQSDATVMLYGESGVGKEVLAKAIHQASNRTGNPFIPINMASIPDSLLESELFGYEEGSFTGSRKGGKKGLFELANGGTLFLDEVGEMSLNAQAKMLRVIQESVYWKIGGTKLYPLDARIICATNRNLGEMVQNGSFRADLYYRLNVVPIHIPPLRERKEDIPYLVQHILRKLTLKYCKHVTIDHEVYEQFKRYNWPGNVRELVNVLERMVVVCQTTHLTSAEVPSYIRGEAPVVSTSSTVPDRPALESEQPLNDILEQTERYVFEKVLRQSRNRSEAIQKLGISRKAFYTRLKKYGIK; this is translated from the coding sequence TTGAAATTAGAAAAACATGTATTATCGATCCTTGAATCACTACACGATCCCGTGATTATAATCTCTAAGGATAGCACGATTAAATATATTAACCAAGCGTACTCAAACCAATTTAATGTACCCGCTGAAAAGCTTATAGGACGTAAACTATGTGAGATTGAACCTCGGGCAAGAATCTTGGATGTTCTACGAGATGGCAAACCTAGGATTAATGATTATAGTTATGTATACTCTCTAAAAAAAGATGTTTATGCCAACATCACACCACTCGTCGAGGATGGAGAAGTCATAGGTGTCGTAACAATCATGAAGGATATCAGCGAGATTAAAAAATTGCAAGAAGAACTTAACAAGTATAAACGTTACTCAAGCCAGTTAGAAGAACAACTCATTCAGCAAAGCTTTTCGTTATTGGAAAGTAAAGTGCCAAAGATGAAAGAGGTTGTAAACTTAGCAAGAAAGGTTGCTCAATCCGATGCAACAGTTATGCTATACGGTGAGAGTGGTGTAGGAAAGGAGGTATTAGCAAAGGCCATCCATCAAGCCAGCAATCGAACAGGTAATCCTTTTATTCCGATCAACATGGCCTCCATTCCAGACTCATTACTTGAAAGTGAATTATTCGGCTACGAAGAAGGATCATTTACTGGTTCACGAAAAGGTGGTAAAAAGGGTTTATTTGAACTGGCTAATGGTGGAACGTTGTTTTTGGATGAAGTTGGTGAAATGTCCCTTAACGCACAAGCTAAAATGTTAAGGGTTATTCAAGAATCAGTATATTGGAAAATAGGGGGTACAAAGTTGTATCCTTTAGATGCTCGCATTATCTGTGCAACAAACCGTAACCTTGGAGAAATGGTTCAGAACGGCTCATTTCGTGCAGACCTCTACTATCGACTGAACGTAGTTCCTATTCACATTCCTCCATTGCGTGAACGAAAAGAAGATATCCCCTATCTGGTACAGCACATTTTACGCAAGCTAACCCTAAAATACTGTAAGCATGTAACAATTGATCATGAAGTATATGAGCAATTCAAAAGGTATAACTGGCCAGGAAACGTTCGGGAGCTGGTTAATGTACTTGAACGAATGGTCGTTGTTTGCCAAACAACTCATCTCACATCTGCAGAAGTCCCCAGCTATATCCGTGGTGAGGCTCCCGTAGTAAGCACATCATCCACTGTACCTGACAGACCGGCTTTGGAATCCGAGCAACCACTTAATGATATACTCGAACAAACTGAGCGTTATGTATTTGAGAAGGTACTCAGACAAAGCAGGAACAGATCAGAAGCGATTCAAAAGCTTGGAATCAGCAGAAAAGCCTTTTATACCCGTCTAAAAAAATATGGCATAAAATAA
- the cysK gene encoding cysteine synthase A, whose amino-acid sequence MTRVVNNVAELIGDTPLVRLNRLTGNNDATVYVKLEMFNPSGSVKDRAAFNMIVEAEKQGLLKPGATIIEPTSGNTGIGIAMNAAARGYKAILVMPDTMTQERINLLKAYGAEVVLTPGEKKMPGAIEKAYELLEKIPNSFMPQQFQNQANPDMHRKTTAQEIIEQMNSVGIAHLDAFVSTAGTGGTITGTGEILKAHYPGLKVFVVEPSGSPVLSGGKPGPHKLVGTSPGFIPEILNQDVYDEIILCTDEEAYQVTRDLARKEGILVGPSSGASVFAALKAAKRLGKGKTVVCIAPDTGERYLSSDVFDFES is encoded by the coding sequence ATGACACGAGTAGTGAATAATGTTGCAGAACTGATCGGTGATACACCTCTGGTTCGCTTGAACAGGCTGACCGGCAATAACGATGCAACCGTTTATGTTAAATTGGAGATGTTTAATCCAAGCGGTAGCGTCAAAGACCGGGCTGCTTTTAATATGATCGTGGAGGCTGAAAAACAAGGACTGCTCAAACCAGGTGCCACCATTATTGAACCCACATCAGGCAATACAGGTATTGGCATTGCCATGAACGCAGCAGCCAGAGGATACAAGGCTATTCTGGTCATGCCTGATACCATGACCCAGGAACGGATCAATTTGCTCAAAGCTTACGGGGCTGAAGTGGTTTTAACCCCGGGTGAGAAAAAAATGCCTGGTGCCATTGAAAAAGCCTATGAACTGCTGGAGAAAATCCCTAACAGTTTCATGCCCCAGCAATTTCAGAACCAGGCTAACCCGGACATGCACCGCAAAACGACTGCCCAGGAGATTATTGAACAGATGAATTCGGTTGGGATTGCACACCTGGATGCTTTTGTCTCCACTGCCGGCACAGGCGGAACCATTACTGGCACGGGTGAAATTTTAAAAGCACACTATCCTGGTTTAAAGGTCTTTGTTGTCGAACCTTCTGGGTCTCCTGTCTTATCAGGTGGAAAACCTGGTCCGCATAAGCTGGTCGGTACCAGCCCGGGATTTATCCCCGAGATCCTTAACCAGGATGTCTATGATGAAATCATTTTGTGTACTGATGAGGAAGCTTACCAAGTGACAAGAGACCTGGCCCGCAAGGAAGGGATTTTGGTTGGTCCTTCTTCCGGTGCCTCCGTTTTTGCGGCACTTAAAGCCGCCAAGCGTTTGGGTAAAGGTAAAACAGTGGTTTGTATCGCACCTGATACAGGCGAACGTTACCTGTCCAGCGATGTGTTTGATTTTGAATCATGA
- a CDS encoding CotD family spore coat protein: MGPYMAPYPPGVPTRVAPTRRVVHPTRYLERHRVIRYPIKHVYPTHVHHVTHHVCEHYCCDTFSESYQDCYHNVNVNCGPRGPRPFYG, from the coding sequence ATGGGTCCGTACATGGCACCTTATCCTCCTGGCGTTCCGACACGTGTAGCACCGACCCGGCGTGTGGTGCATCCGACGCGTTATCTTGAACGGCATCGCGTGATTCGTTATCCCATCAAGCATGTTTATCCTACTCATGTGCATCATGTGACCCACCATGTTTGCGAGCATTATTGCTGTGACACTTTCAGCGAGAGTTATCAGGACTGCTATCATAATGTGAATGTGAACTGCGGTCCGCGCGGTCCCCGTCCATTTTACGGGTAA
- the trmB gene encoding tRNA (guanosine(46)-N7)-methyltransferase TrmB, with protein MRMRRKPWAEEEIKNNPHLVVPRPHEWKGKWHQFFNNTHPIHIEIGTGKGQFITEMAKAHPQVNFIGIELQTSVLGVALRKLIAARKNNEVENCCLLRENANQLTDFFAPGEVERIYLNFSDPWPKRRHTKRRLTYRTFLDLYRKILTEKGEIHLKTDNEKFFEFSLNSFSDYGCRLKNITFDLHNSDYMGNIMTEYEEKFAAQGMKIYRCEAIMP; from the coding sequence ATGCGAATGAGAAGAAAACCATGGGCAGAAGAAGAGATCAAAAACAACCCGCATCTCGTCGTTCCTCGTCCGCATGAATGGAAAGGAAAGTGGCATCAGTTTTTCAATAACACCCATCCCATACATATTGAAATTGGCACAGGGAAAGGCCAGTTTATTACCGAAATGGCCAAAGCCCATCCCCAAGTGAATTTTATCGGTATTGAGCTGCAAACAAGCGTCCTGGGTGTTGCCTTGCGCAAACTGATTGCAGCACGGAAAAACAACGAAGTGGAGAATTGCTGCCTGCTCCGTGAAAATGCCAACCAGCTGACCGATTTTTTTGCTCCCGGGGAAGTGGAACGCATTTATCTTAATTTCAGTGATCCGTGGCCAAAGCGCCGCCATACGAAAAGGCGCTTGACTTACCGTACATTTCTGGATCTATACCGAAAAATTTTAACAGAAAAGGGAGAGATTCACCTTAAGACAGATAATGAAAAGTTCTTTGAATTCTCTCTAAACAGCTTTTCAGATTATGGCTGCCGCTTAAAAAATATCACTTTTGATTTGCACAACAGTGACTATATGGGTAACATCATGACGGAGTACGAGGAAAAATTTGCTGCCCAGGGGATGAAAATTTACCGCTGTGAAGCTATCATGCCATAG
- a CDS encoding DUF2935 domain-containing protein translates to MLNYAHQSVFEHRFWLQVLGDHARFIFDTLSPGESELIKQAQSFIHAFDSLLAEAQQMGEQSANQWQHLAYRVYPLTEQFRNYKLDLISRHLDCQVKIALPPSFINHMVNELEEYIRILSHLMRGEVPPKLHPVHHHRLWLLDAAGHAAGVKGELDPVESKWVKTAEKFEKTFKDFYIKAQEMAGFIRARQDLFPSLQAFNKETSLEITLFYNFLEELKEMRLDCRRLGTLMPLMADHMAREECYYLLKLHEVDPDNVQKTVCDPTRPRVES, encoded by the coding sequence GTGTTGAACTATGCTCATCAAAGTGTGTTTGAACACCGTTTCTGGTTACAGGTGCTTGGAGATCATGCCCGTTTCATCTTTGACACGTTGTCTCCGGGAGAATCTGAGCTTATCAAGCAGGCTCAGTCTTTTATCCATGCTTTTGACTCTCTATTAGCAGAAGCACAGCAGATGGGGGAACAGTCGGCCAATCAGTGGCAGCATTTGGCCTATCGTGTTTATCCATTGACGGAGCAATTTCGAAATTATAAACTGGATTTGATTAGCAGACATTTGGATTGTCAGGTCAAGATTGCGCTTCCACCTAGTTTTATCAACCATATGGTCAATGAACTGGAGGAATATATACGCATCTTGTCTCATCTGATGCGGGGAGAGGTTCCACCAAAGCTGCATCCTGTTCATCATCATCGGCTTTGGCTCCTGGATGCTGCGGGTCATGCCGCCGGGGTGAAAGGTGAGCTGGACCCGGTGGAGTCCAAATGGGTGAAAACAGCAGAGAAGTTTGAGAAAACGTTTAAGGATTTTTATATCAAAGCGCAGGAAATGGCTGGTTTTATCAGAGCCCGGCAGGATCTTTTTCCCTCACTGCAAGCCTTTAACAAGGAGACATCCCTTGAAATCACCTTATTCTATAATTTCTTGGAAGAGTTAAAAGAGATGCGTTTGGATTGCCGCCGGCTGGGCACTTTGATGCCGCTCATGGCCGATCATATGGCCAGGGAAGAGTGCTATTATTTGCTTAAATTACATGAGGTGGATCCGGACAACGTGCAGAAGACCGTATGTGATCCGACCAGGCCTCGCGTGGAAAGTTAA
- a CDS encoding Cof-type HAD-IIB family hydrolase has translation MKIKLLAIDVDGTLLHDDHGLSERTQEAIFKIKEKGVKVVLATGRGPRSCDPLIEVLQLTDPIITHNGAVIYNPVHNTAEQQVGFKAKELLPIVSYCRSRNVHFDINTAFDMYVEQLREEFLPLYKQFFVEPVVVDDICSLTDPIVKLTLTDQPYRLDQVMKEIMPRFPDWSIIRSGETFIDVIHPQATKANALRYLLQQFRISADEVLAFGNYYNDLEMLQLAGTGVAMGNAPREVKQLADVVTRTNNEDGVAHVIENMLGDKLVV, from the coding sequence ATGAAAATTAAATTACTGGCCATTGATGTGGACGGCACCTTGCTGCACGATGATCATGGGTTAAGTGAACGTACACAAGAAGCCATTTTTAAGATAAAAGAAAAAGGAGTCAAAGTGGTTCTAGCCACTGGACGGGGGCCCCGCTCCTGTGATCCTTTAATTGAAGTATTACAGCTAACGGACCCTATTATTACCCATAACGGGGCTGTCATTTATAATCCTGTCCACAACACTGCAGAGCAACAAGTGGGCTTTAAGGCTAAAGAGCTTTTGCCTATTGTCAGTTATTGCCGGAGCCGGAACGTTCATTTTGATATCAATACGGCCTTTGATATGTATGTTGAACAGTTAAGAGAAGAGTTTCTTCCGCTTTACAAACAGTTTTTTGTGGAGCCGGTGGTTGTGGATGATATTTGTTCCTTGACTGACCCTATCGTAAAGCTGACACTTACTGATCAGCCGTACCGGCTAGATCAGGTGATGAAGGAGATCATGCCCCGCTTCCCAGACTGGAGTATTATCCGCAGCGGGGAAACGTTTATTGATGTCATTCATCCCCAGGCCACCAAAGCCAATGCATTGCGTTACCTTTTACAGCAATTTAGAATTAGTGCTGATGAGGTGCTGGCTTTTGGTAATTATTACAATGATCTGGAAATGTTACAACTGGCCGGGACAGGGGTTGCGATGGGCAACGCTCCTCGTGAAGTGAAGCAGCTGGCCGATGTCGTTACCCGGACCAACAACGAAGATGGGGTGGCTCATGTCATTGAAAACATGTTGGGGGATAAACTGGTTGTCTGA
- a CDS encoding pseudouridine synthase codes for MRLDKLLANMGYGSRKEVKKWLKAGVVTVNGSVVQDGKTQVDPDTDHVQFQGVTVEYRPYIYLMLNKPQGVISATEDASHTTVLDLLDPEYLIYDLFPVGRLDKDTEGLLLLTNDGKLSHALLSPRRHVPKVYYAEIEGIVTDEDVDAFKSGVTLDDGYHTLPAELHIIDSGEQSRVELTIVEGKFHQVKRMFEAVGKRVIYLKRTKMGPLALDAHLEPGEYRELTEEEVQLLQG; via the coding sequence ATGCGGTTGGATAAATTGCTGGCCAATATGGGCTATGGCAGCCGAAAAGAGGTCAAAAAATGGCTGAAAGCCGGTGTTGTCACCGTTAACGGCAGCGTGGTGCAAGATGGCAAAACACAGGTTGATCCAGACACTGATCATGTTCAGTTCCAAGGGGTCACGGTGGAATACCGGCCGTATATCTACTTAATGCTCAACAAACCCCAAGGCGTCATCTCCGCCACGGAAGATGCGTCCCATACCACTGTGCTGGATCTTTTAGACCCGGAATATTTGATTTATGATCTGTTTCCGGTCGGGCGGTTGGACAAGGATACGGAGGGACTGCTGCTCTTGACCAATGACGGCAAGTTAAGCCATGCCCTGTTATCTCCCAGACGTCACGTGCCTAAAGTGTATTATGCCGAGATAGAGGGCATAGTGACGGATGAAGACGTGGACGCTTTCAAATCGGGTGTGACCCTCGACGACGGGTACCATACGCTGCCGGCTGAATTGCATATTATCGACAGCGGTGAACAATCCAGGGTGGAGCTGACCATTGTGGAAGGCAAGTTTCATCAGGTTAAGCGCATGTTTGAGGCTGTGGGCAAACGTGTGATTTATCTCAAACGGACCAAGATGGGTCCCTTAGCACTGGATGCACATTTAGAGCCGGGGGAGTACCGTGAATTAACTGAGGAGGAAGTTCAGCTTTTACAGGGGTGA